The Nitrospira tepida genome includes a window with the following:
- a CDS encoding glycosyltransferase family 4 protein, whose protein sequence is MRSLELDPALAPPARIFQWTGAAGLSGLALTALLLTPTVQGWFIEQGERWLHILLLSFWTSIALTPIAAWAGHRWGLVDVPAARKIHRHATPRTGGVAVYLALVLALLMNSILAGWMAALLIAGSLLFVVGLFDDAREVPARFKLFSHILAAGLVTASGKVLTLFPASPMGDAANLALTLLWIVGITSAFNFFDGMDGLAAGLAVLIAGFMGFVAFDTDQAGLGWLAVGIVGACLGFLPYNFRPGRQAVIFLGDCGSTFLGFTLACLAVTGHWADQNPIVSFSNPLLIFGVLIYDMVHITIARIATGKVTSLRSWLEYVGKDHLHHRLERVLGSRVASVLFIYSLTISLGIAAIVLRKADTTEALLLLAQATMIILMVTVLEQRGNR, encoded by the coding sequence GTGAGGTCGCTCGAACTTGATCCGGCCCTCGCTCCTCCCGCCAGGATATTCCAGTGGACCGGCGCCGCGGGCCTCTCCGGATTGGCGCTCACCGCTCTCTTGCTGACGCCCACCGTCCAAGGGTGGTTCATCGAGCAGGGGGAACGGTGGCTCCACATTCTGCTGCTCTCCTTTTGGACCAGCATCGCCCTGACTCCCATCGCGGCCTGGGCCGGGCATCGGTGGGGACTGGTGGACGTGCCAGCCGCCCGCAAGATTCACCGCCATGCCACGCCGCGGACAGGGGGCGTGGCCGTGTATTTGGCTCTGGTGCTCGCTCTGCTGATGAACTCGATCCTGGCCGGATGGATGGCGGCGCTCCTGATCGCCGGCTCGTTGTTGTTCGTGGTCGGCCTGTTTGACGACGCCCGCGAAGTACCGGCCAGGTTCAAGTTGTTCTCCCACATTCTGGCAGCCGGGCTCGTGACTGCCTCCGGCAAGGTGCTGACCCTGTTTCCGGCCTCGCCGATGGGAGATGCCGCCAACCTGGCGCTCACCTTGTTGTGGATCGTCGGCATCACGAGCGCGTTCAACTTTTTCGACGGCATGGACGGCTTGGCCGCCGGCCTCGCGGTGCTGATCGCCGGCTTCATGGGCTTTGTGGCTTTCGATACCGATCAGGCCGGATTGGGCTGGCTCGCCGTGGGCATCGTCGGCGCCTGCCTCGGGTTTCTTCCGTACAATTTCCGTCCTGGCCGCCAGGCCGTCATCTTTCTCGGCGACTGCGGCTCGACCTTCCTGGGCTTCACCCTGGCCTGCCTGGCGGTCACGGGCCACTGGGCGGACCAAAATCCCATCGTGTCCTTCAGCAACCCGTTGCTGATCTTCGGCGTGCTGATCTATGACATGGTCCACATCACGATCGCGCGCATCGCCACGGGGAAGGTGACATCGCTACGCTCGTGGCTGGAATACGTCGGGAAGGATCACCTCCATCACCGCCTCGAGCGGGTTCTGGGCAGCCGTGTCGCCAGCGTGCTCTTCATCTACAGCCTCACCATCTCCTTGGGCATCGCCGCCATCGTGCTCCGGAAGGCCGACACCACCGAAGCGCTGCTGTTACTGGCCCAAGCGACCATGATCATCCTCATGGTCACCGTGCTGGAGCAGCGGGGTAATCGTTAG
- a CDS encoding DegT/DnrJ/EryC1/StrS family aminotransferase: MIPHSKPCIEPVDEQAVLDVLRSGQIAQGPAVARFEQAMAEYLGLQGGVAVNSGTMALELALRALHIGEHDEVILPSYVCSAPWQAITRVGARPVLADIDPETLNIDPASARRALTTKTRAILVPHLFGLPADLEALQQLDVPLIEDCAHTLGATVAGRPVGSVGTLTVCSFYATKLLCAGEGGMILSNDSALLDRVRQFREYDERPVLTLGSSNLKMSDLHAALGRAQLARLPAFIARRRRIAEVYRQTLAETRAGKGLIGPSVPSARTHVYFRYVVRLKAEGPWGSSAATVDPTDSLLARFHAAGLQARRPVFRPLHQYLGHKGFPASEEASRTALSLPIYPSMTEEDLQCCLATIQEACGEVART, from the coding sequence ATGATTCCCCACTCCAAACCCTGCATTGAACCGGTTGACGAACAGGCCGTGCTCGACGTGCTGCGCTCCGGCCAGATTGCGCAGGGTCCCGCAGTCGCGCGCTTCGAACAGGCGATGGCGGAATATCTCGGCCTCCAGGGAGGCGTGGCGGTCAATTCCGGCACGATGGCGCTCGAGCTGGCGCTGCGCGCGCTTCATATCGGCGAGCATGACGAAGTGATCCTGCCCAGCTATGTCTGCTCGGCGCCCTGGCAGGCCATCACGCGCGTCGGGGCCAGGCCCGTCTTGGCCGACATCGATCCCGAGACCTTGAATATCGATCCGGCCTCCGCGCGGCGGGCGCTCACGACGAAGACGAGAGCCATCCTCGTGCCGCATCTGTTCGGCCTGCCGGCCGATCTCGAAGCCCTGCAACAGTTGGACGTACCGCTGATCGAAGACTGTGCCCACACGCTCGGAGCAACGGTGGCAGGCCGACCGGTCGGGTCCGTCGGGACGCTGACGGTTTGCTCATTCTACGCCACCAAGCTCCTGTGCGCCGGTGAGGGGGGCATGATCCTGTCCAATGACAGCGCCCTGCTCGATCGTGTCCGCCAGTTCCGCGAATACGACGAGCGTCCTGTGCTGACGTTGGGGTCGTCCAACCTCAAGATGTCGGATCTCCATGCGGCGCTGGGCCGGGCGCAACTGGCTCGTCTCCCCGCATTCATCGCCAGGCGACGCCGGATTGCGGAGGTCTATCGGCAGACCTTGGCAGAGACTCGGGCCGGTAAGGGGCTGATCGGCCCGTCGGTGCCGTCCGCCCGCACGCACGTCTACTTTCGGTACGTCGTGCGTCTAAAGGCCGAAGGCCCGTGGGGAAGTTCGGCCGCGACGGTTGATCCGACAGACTCGCTGCTGGCTCGCTTTCATGCCGCGGGGCTTCAGGCACGTCGCCCCGTGTTTCGCCCCCTGCACCAATACCTGGGCCACAAGGGCTTTCCCGCCAGCGAGGAAGCCTCCCGCACCGCGCTGTCGCTTCCCATTTATCCGTCGATGACCGAGGAAGACCTGCAATGTTGTCTTGCAACAATCCAGGAGGCTTGTGGTGAGGTCGCTCGAACTTGA